Part of the Sphingopyxis sp. 113P3 genome, TCCAGCTGCGCCGGTTGTCGTTGTAGCGGCGGTCGTTGCGAACGTTGCGGCGCGTGTCGCGATCATAGCGGCGGTTGTCGTTGCGGCTCGCGCGCCGGTCTACCTGTGTGTTGCGATTGCGGTCCCACTGCCGATCGGGATGGCCGTCCCGGTTGCGGTCATAATTGCCAGCGCGGCGCTGGGTCTGCTGGGCGCGCTGCTGCTCGCGCCAGCGATTGTCGCGCTGCGCGCGCTGCGCCTGTTGACGCTGCGCCCGCTGACGCTGCACTTGCGCTCGCTGCCGTTCGGCCTGTCGCGGCGCGCGTTCGCGCTGCGCCTGCGGACGCTGTCGTTCGGCTTGCCGCGGCGCGCGTTCGCGCTGCGCCTGCGGGCGTTGCCGCTCTGCCTGTCGCGGCGCACGTTCGCGCTGGACCCGCGCTTCGCCGCCGCGGCGGCCCTGCGAGCCGCGATGGCCGCGCTCGCCGCCGCGCTGGGCGATCTGGACGCCAGCATTGTCGGGCCGTGCAAAAGCGGGACCCAGCGGGGTCAGGATCGTTGCTGCCATCAGCAACCCTCCGAACATCTTCTTCATGTCGTGTCTCCAATCCGTGTCCCGCATACTGAAGGCGCCAGCCGGGATGATGGAGCGATTCCTACGCGCTGCAAGATGAGTCGGTTCTGACCGGGGCGTTGTCTGGGGTTCAGCTTCCGCGCGGGGGGCGCATCGCCGGGACGGCGCGCGCTGCGTCCTCAGGGCGAATGCCGGGGGGCGGAGCGGCGGCGAGGCGCTCTTCGCCGCGCATCACCCGCCCAGCGAGACGGATCGCGGAGCGGATACGCGGATAGGTCCCGCAGCGGCAGATATTGGTCATCGCGGCGTCGATTTCAGCATCGCTCGGGTTGCTGTTGCCGCGCAGCAGCGCGGCCGCGGCCATGATCATCCCCGACTGGCAGAAGCCGCACTGCGGCACCTGTTCGGCGACCCATGCCTGCTGCACAGGGTGCGAGCGATCGCGCGAGAGGCCTTCGATCGTCGTCACGAATCGCCCCTCGCATTCGGCGAT contains:
- a CDS encoding RcnB family protein, which codes for MKKMFGGLLMAATILTPLGPAFARPDNAGVQIAQRGGERGHRGSQGRRGGEARVQRERAPRQAERQRPQAQRERAPRQAERQRPQAQRERAPRQAERQRAQVQRQRAQRQQAQRAQRDNRWREQQRAQQTQRRAGNYDRNRDGHPDRQWDRNRNTQVDRRASRNDNRRYDRDTRRNVRNDRRYNDNRRSWSRDWRHDRRYDWRSYRDANRHYYRLPRYYSPYRDHRYTRFSVGFTLGSLFYSQRYWINDPWYYRLPPAYGNYRWVRYYDDALLVDIYSGRVVDVIYDFFW
- a CDS encoding (2Fe-2S)-binding protein translates to MTKFSVNDRPVEYRMDPETPLLWALRDASNLTGTKYGCGTGDCGACTVDIDGEAIRSCLVTIAECEGRFVTTIEGLSRDRSHPVQQAWVAEQVPQCGFCQSGMIMAAAALLRGNSNPSDAEIDAAMTNICRCGTYPRIRSAIRLAGRVMRGEERLAAAPPPGIRPEDAARAVPAMRPPRGS